From the genome of Dryobates pubescens isolate bDryPub1 chromosome 9, bDryPub1.pri, whole genome shotgun sequence, one region includes:
- the CHMP5 gene encoding charged multivesicular body protein 5 translates to MNRFFGKAKPKAPPPSLTDCIGTVDSRAESIDKKIARLDAELVKYKDQMKKMREGPAKNTVKQKALRVLKQKRMYEQQRDNLSQQSFNMEQANYTIQALKDTKTTVDAMKLGVKEMKKAYKQVKIDQIEDIQDQLEDMMEEANEVQEALSRSYGTPEIDEDDLEAELDALGDELLADEDNSYLDEAASAPAIPEVTPTDTKNKDGVLVDEFGLPKIPAT, encoded by the exons ATGAACCGCTTCTTCGGCAAAGCGAAGCCGAAGGCGCCTCCGCCCAGCCTCACCGACTGCATCGGGACG GTGGATAGCAGAGCTGAGTCAATTGACAAGAAAATCGCTAGGCTTGATGCAGAACTAGTGAAGTATAAGGATCAAATGAAGAAGATGAGAGAGGGGCCTGCAAAG AATACAGTAAAGCAGAAAGCACTGAGAGTGTTAAAGCAGAAGCGAAT gTATGAACAACAGAGGGATAATCTGTCACAGCAGTCTTTCAATATGGAGCAAGCTAATTACACTATTCAAGCACTGAAGGATACAAAGACAACG GTTGATGCAATGAAATTGGGGgtgaaagaaatgaagaaagctTACAAGCAGGTCAAAATTGATCAAATTGAG GACATACAAGATCAGTTAGAGGATATGATGGAAGAAGCCAATGAAGTCCAGGAGGCACTGAGTCGTAGCTATGGAACACCAGAGATCGATGAAGATGACTTGGAAGCAG AACTGGATGCCTTAGGTGATGAGCTTTTAGCTGATGAAGACAATTCCTACTTAGATGAAGCTGCATCTGCTCCAGCAATCCCAGAGGTCACCCCTACCGACACAAAAAACAAA GATGGGGTATTGGTGGATGAATTCGGATTGCCAAAGATCCCTGCAACATAA